The following are encoded together in the Brassica napus cultivar Da-Ae chromosome A9, Da-Ae, whole genome shotgun sequence genome:
- the BNAC09G07310D gene encoding uncharacterized protein BNAC09G07310D: MEKLLNPYEKQYMKMAMLKHEETFKQQVNELHRLYQVQKILMENMQINKGNNVSSGLETFNRTVDHETDRLARRDSGGNNTDIMDESEIELTLGPSCYSGELMRMNKKNKNSLPEMIDENLNSDGWSFWSSSTGSSNNNHNNLEEQVIQEKLMKHQNQKQPWLRALTLNII, translated from the exons ATGGAGAAGCTTCTTAATCCTTACGAAAAGCAATACATGAAAATGGCTATGCTCAAACATGAAGAAACTTTCAAGCAACAG GTAAATGAACTTCATAGGCTATATCAAGTCCAGAAGATCTTGATGGAAAACATGCAGATCAACAAGGGAAATAATGTAAGCTCAGGACTAGAGACTTTCAACAGAACAGTTGACCATGAGACTGACCGGTTGGCGAGAAGAGATTCCGGTGGTAATAATACAGATATTATGGACGAGAGTGAGATCGAGCTAACGCTTGGACCTTCATGCTACAGTGGTGAGTTGATGAGAATGAACAAGAAGAATAAGAACTCTTTGCCGGAGATGATTGACGAAAATTTAAATTCCGATGGCTGGAGTTTCTGGTCGTCTTCGACAGGGTCAAGCAATAATAATCACAACAATCTTGAAGAACAAGTAATCCAAGAGAAGTTGATGAAACATCAGAATCAGAAGCAGCCATGGCTTCGAGCATTGACCttgaatattatttaa
- the LOC125577764 gene encoding protein CONSERVED IN THE GREEN LINEAGE AND DIATOMS 27, chloroplastic-like: protein MLRLNANYPFFPNKPHRVCNRKLGTYYDSSSMFKHGGVGDDGDKKKLFLRVSVKAMKEEGNGSGSMSFSGQSWDPSSEIQVPSEQRPVNEYSSLKEGMLYSWGELAPSQFFLRLGGLWLVTFTVLGVPIAAASFNPSREPLRFAIAAGTGTLFLVSLIVLRIYLGWSYVGDRLLSAVIPYEESGWYDGQMWVKPPEVLARDRLLGSYKVKPVIKMLKQTLVGTGALLVSAFVLFVFATPVEDFFKTTLGSNDEVSISRINNNRFNMRKEQLLRLPVDVVTNDDLAAAAAEAADGRPVYCRDRYYRALAGGQYCKWEDLVK, encoded by the exons ATGCTCAGATTAAACGCTAATTACCCTTTCTTTCCCAACAAACCCCACCGAGTTTGTAATAGAAAGCTCGGGACTTACTATGATTCTTCGTCGATGTTTAAACATGGCGGAGTTGGCGATGATGGCGATAAGAAGAAGCTGTTTCTAAGAGTTTCTGTGAAAGCAATGAAGGAAGAAGGTAACGGAAGTGGAAGCATGAGTTTCTCTGGACAAAGCTGGGATCCAAGTTCTGAGATACAAGTTCCTTCAGAACAGAGACCT GTGAATGAGTATTCGTCTTTGAAGGAAGGGATGTTGTATTCATGGGGAGAATTGGCTCCAAGCCAGTTTTTTCTTCGTCTTGGTGGTCTTTGGCTTGTGACTTTCACTGTTCTTGGTGTTCCCATCGCAGCTGCTAGCTTTAATCCTTCCAGA GAACCTTTGAGGTTTGCTATAGCTGCAGGGACAGGAACCTTGTTCCTGGTTTCATTGATTGTCTTGAGAATTTACCTG GGATGGAGCTATGTTGGAGATAGATTACTTTCTGCGGTTATTCCATACGAAGAGAGCGGATGGTATGATGGCCAAATGTGGGTTAAGCCACCTGAG GTATTGGCTCGGGACAGGTTGTTAGGTTCTTACAAG GTGAAGCCAGTAATCAAGATGCTGAAACAAACATTAGTTGGAACAGGAGCTTTACTCGTTTCAGCATTCGTGCTATTCGTCTTTGCAACACCAGTCGAGGATTTCTTTAAAACCACTCTAGGATCCAACGATGAGGTTTCTATTTCAAGAATCAACAACAACAGGTTCAATATGAG GAAAGAACAATTGCTTCGGTTGCCAGTAGATGTTGTGACCAATGATGACTTGGCAGCCGCGGCGGCTGAGGCTGCTGATGGAAGACCGGTATATTGCAGAGACCGTTACTACCGTGCATTAGCCGGTGGTCAATACTGCAAATGGGAAGATCTTGTTAAATAG
- the LOC125577765 gene encoding subtilisin-like protease SBT1.7, producing the protein MSSSFLSSTASFFIVLLYLSSFHVSDGAQQSTYIVHMAKSQMPSSFDHHSLWYDSSLRSVSESAEMLYTYNNAIHGFATRLTPEEADSLITQPGVISVQPEQRYELHTTRTPLFLGLDVHNSGLFPETGPSSDVVVGVLDSGVWPESKSFSDEGYGPIPPTWKGGCDAGTRFTTSLCNRKLIGARFFVRGYEAINGPVDESKESKSPRDDDGHGTHTASTAAGSVVEGANLLGFANGTARGIAYRARVAAYKVCWKTGCFSSDILAGMDKAIEDNVNVLSISLSGPRRGYTDATAIGAFAAMESGIFVSCSAGNNGPFSFSVANVAPWITTVGAGTLDRDFPALVTLGNGKKYTGVSLFKGDALPSKLLPFVYAGNASNNATYGNYCFPGTLIPEKVKGKIVMCEKGGDRVEKGEVVKAAGGLGMILANTDYEGEELTANAFLLPATTVGEKASNTIRNYAFTDPNPTASIVIQGTVVNVKPSPVLASFSSRGPNPITPNILKPDLIAPGVNILAAWTGAVGPSGLASDTRRVEFNIISGTSMSCPHVSGLAALLKSVHPEWSPAAIRSALMTTAYSTYKDGQPIIDIATVKPSTPFGHGAGHVSPTTAVNPGLIYDLTTVDYLGFLCALKYNSSLIRIISRGNYACDPSKTYSVADLNYPSFAVNVDGSSTYKYTRTVTNVGGAGSYSVKVTSETTAVKISVEPAILNFKEVNEKKSYEVTFTVDSSKPSGSNSFGSIEWSDGKHVVASPVAISWP; encoded by the coding sequence atgtcttcttcgtTTCTCTCCTCCACTGCTTCCTTCTTCATCGTTTTACTCTATCTGAGTTCCTTCCACGTCTCCGATGGAGCTCAACAATCTACTTACATCGTTCACATGGCTAAATCTCAGATGCCCTCGAGCTTCGACCACCACTCTCTCTGGTACGATTCCTCACTCCGGTCCGTATCAGAATCTGCTGAAATGCTCTACACTTACAACAACGCAATTCATGGATTCGCCACTCGGCTTACTCCCGAAGAAGCCGACTCGCTGATAACCCAACCTGGTGTCATCTCGGTTCAACCAGAGCAGCGGTACGAGTTACACACCACTCGTACTCCACTATTCCTCGGTCTCGACGTACACAATTCCGGCCTGTTCCCCGAAACCGGTCCATCTAGCGACGTCGTAGTTGGAGTTCTCGACTCCGGTGTTTGGCCAGAGAGCAAAAGCTTCTCCGACGAAGGATACGGCCCCATTCCGCCTACATGGAAAGGCGGCTGCGACGCTGGGACTAGATTCACCACGTCGCTCTGTAACCGCAAACTAATCGGAGCTAGATTCTTCGTTCGGGGTTACGAAGCAATTAATGGGCCAGTGGACGAATCCAAAGAGTCAAAATCGCCTAGAGATGACGACGGTCACGGAACACACACGGCGTCAACAGCAGCGGGATCAGTCGTGGAAGGAGCTAATCTTTTAGGCTTCGCTAATGGAACAGCTCGTGGGATTGCTTATCGCGCTCGAGTGGCTGCTTACAAAGTTTGTTGGAAAACTGGTTGCTTCAGCTCGGATATTTTAGCTGGAATGGATAAAGCCATCGAAGATAATGTCAACGTTCTGTCGATATCTCTCAGCGGTCCAAGGAGAGGCTATACAGATGCTACTGCCATTGGAGCATTCGCGGCCATGGAAAGCGGGATCTTTGTTTCCTGCTCGGCTGGTAATAATGGCCCCTTCTCGTTCAGTGTAGCGAACGTAGCTCCGTGGATTACTACGGTTGGTGCTGGTACATTAGATCGTGATTTCCCCGCGCTCGTGACTCTCGGCAACGGGAAAAAATATACTGGAGTTTCCTTGTTTAAAGGAGATGCTCTTCCCTCTAAATTGTTGCCGTTTGTTTACGCTGGGAATGCTAGTAACAATGCTACTTATGGAAATTATTGTTTCCCCGGAACACTAATTCCAGAGAAGGTAAAGGGGAAGATCGTTATGTGCGAGAAAGGAGGGGATAGGGTTGAGAAAGGGGAGGTAGTGAAAGCTGCGGGTGGACTCGGAATGATTCTTGCAAATACGGACTATGAGGGAGAAGAGCTTACGGCGAATGCTTTTTTGTTACCGGCTACTACTGTGGGAGAGAAAGCCAGTAATACTATCCGCAACTACGCCTTTACGGATCCGAATCCCACCGCTTCTATTGTGATCCAAGGAACGGTCGTCAACGTCAAGCCGTCTCCTGTGCTTGCATCTTTTAGCTCGCGAGGACCTAATCCCATAACGCCAAACATTCTCAAACCGGACTTGATCGCTCCTGGAGTCAATATCCTCGCCGCCTGGACCGGAGCTGTGGGACCGTCCGGACTAGCTTCGGATACTCGCCGCGTGGAATTCAACATCATCTCAGGAACGTCCATGTCTTGCCCTCACGTCAGCGGTTTAGCTGCTCTCCTCAAGTCCGTGCATCCCGAATGGAGCCCCGCGGCGATTAGATCGGCTCTCATGACCACTGCTTACAGTACCTACAAAGACGGACAACCGATCATTGACATCGCGACGGTTAAACCTTCAACGCCGTTCGGGCATGGTGCAGGACACGTGTCACCGACGACTGCCGTCAATCCAGGACTCATCTACGATCTAACGACGGTGGATTATTTAGGATTCCTCTGTGCACTGAAATACAATTCGTCGCTGATCAGAATCATATCGAGAGGCAATTACGCTTGCGACCCAAGCAAAACGTACTCCGTCGCTGATCTAAACTATCCGTCGTTTGCCGTTAACGTCGACGGGTCCAGCACGTACAAGTACACACGCACGGTCACAAACGTTGGAGGAGCTGGGTCATACTCGGTTAAAGTAACGTCGGAGACAACAGCAGTCAAGATTTCGGTTGAACCGgcgattttgaattttaaagaaGTGAACGAGAAGAAATCTTATGAGGTAACGTTTACCGTTGACTCGTCTAAGCCGTCTGGGTCTAACAGCTTTGGGAGCATTGAGTGGTCAGATGGGAAACATGTGGTGGCCAGTCCCGTGGCGATTAGCTGGCCATAG
- the LOC111200659 gene encoding subtilisin-like protease SBT1.7 has protein sequence MTYSFLSSTAPFFIVFLYLGSCHVSNGAQQATYIVHMAKSQMPSSFDQHSLWYDSSLRSVSESAEMIYTYNSAIHGFATRLTPEEADSLMTQPGVISVRQEQRYELHTTRTPLFLGLDVHNGGLFPETSTSSNLVVGVLDTGIWPESKSFSDEGYGPIPSTWKGECEAGTNFTASLCNRKLVGARFFAGGYEARVGPVNESMESRSPRDDDGHGTHTASTAAGSVVEGANLLGFANGTARGIAYRARVAVYKVCWQPGCFSSDILAGIDKAIEDNVNVLSISLSGPRTDYTDDIAVGAFAAMEKGIFVSCSAGNLGPSPFSVTNVAPWITTVGAGTIDRDFPALAILGNGKNYTGVSLFKGDALPAKLLPFIYAGNASNDANGYRCISGTLIPEKVKGKIVMCDTGGNQAKKGEVVKAAGGLGMILANLAEEGEEVQAEAHFLPATAVGEKAGDIIRRYVLTDPNPTASIVIQGTVVNVKPSPVLAAFSSRGPNPITPNILKPDLIAPGVNILAAWTGAVGPSGLASDTRRVEFNIISGTSMSCPHVSGLAALLKSVHPEWSPAAIRSALMTTAYSTYKDGQPIIDIATGKPSTPFEHGAGHVSPTTAVNPGLIYDLTTVDYLDFLCALKYNSSQIRVVSRGNYTCDSSKTYSVADLNYPSFAVNVDGSDTYKYTRTVTNVGGAGSYSVKVTSETTAAKISVEPAVLNFKEVNEKKSFEVTFTVDSSKPSGSNSFGSIEWSDEKHVVASPVAISWT, from the coding sequence ATGACATATTCGTTTCTTTCCTCCACTGCTCCCTTCTTTATCGTTTTTCTGTATCTCGGTTCCTGCCACGTCTCCAATGGAGCTCAACAAGCTACTTACATTGTTCACATGGCTAAATCTCAGATGCCCTCGAGCTTTGATCAACACTCTCTCTGGTACGATTCCTCACTCCGCTCAGTCTCAGAATCCGCTGAAATGATCTACACCTACAACAGTGCAATACATGGATTCGCCACTCGGCTTACTCCCGAAGAAGCCGACTCGCTGATGACCCAACCTGGTGTCATCTCGGTTCGACAAGAGCAGCGGTACGAGTTACACACCACTCGGACTCCACTATTCCTAGGTCTAGATGTACACAACGGAGGCCTATTCCCCGAAACAAGCACATCTAGCAACCTTGTCGTTGGAGTTCTTGACACCGGTATTTGGCCAGAGAGCAAAAGCTTCTCCGACGAAGGATACGGTCCTATTCCGTCGACATGGAAAGGCGAATGCGAGGCTGGGACTAACTTCACCGCTTCGCTCTGTAACCGCAAACTAGTAGGAGCTAGATTCTTCGCTGGGGGTTACGAAGCAAGAGTGGGACCAGTCAACGAATCCATGGAATCAAGATCGCCTAGAGACGACGACGGTCACGGAACACACACGGCGTCAACCGCAGCGGGATCAGTGGTGGAAGGAGCTAATCTTTTAGGGTTTGCTAATGGAACGGCTCGTGGGATTGCTTATCGCGCTCGAGTGGCTGTTTACAAAGTTTGTTGGCAACCTGGTTGCTTCAGCTCAGATATTTTAGCTGGAATCGATAAAGCCATCGAAGATAATGTCAACGTTTTGTCTATATCTCTCAGCGGTCCAAGGACTGATTATACAGACGATATTGCCGTTGGAGCATTCGCGGCCATGGAAAAAGGGATCTTTGTTTCTTGCTCAGCTGGTAATCTTGGTCCCAGCCCTTTCAGTGTAACGAATGTAGCTCCCTGGATTACTACGGTTGGTGCTGGTACTATTGATCGTGATTTTCCCGCCCTTGCGATTCTCGGCAACGGGAAGAACTACACTGGAGTTTCGTTATTTAAAGGAGATGCACTTCCGGCTAAATTGTTGCCATTTATTTACGCGGGGAATGCTAGTAACGATGCTAATGGATATCGGTGTATCTCCGGAACACTAATTCCAGAGAAGGTAAAGGGGAAGATCGTAATGTGCGATACAGGAGGAAATCAAGCTAAGAAAGGTGAGGTGGTGAAAGCTGCTGGTGGACTCGGAATGATTCTTGCGAATTTGgcagaggaaggagaagaagttCAGGCGGAGGCTCACTTTTTACCGGCGACCGCTGTGGGAGAGAAAGCCGGTGACATTATCCGCCGCTACGTCTTGACCGATCCGAATCCAACGGCTTCAATTGTGATCCAAGGCACTGTCGTCAACGTCAAGCCATCTCCTGTGCTTGCAGCTTTTAGCTCGCGAGGACCTAATCCCATAACGCCAAACATTCTCAAACCGGACTTGATCGCTCCTGGAGTCAATATCCTCGCCGCGTGGACCGGAGCTGTGGGACCGTCCGGACTAGCTTCTGATACACGCCGCGTGGAATTCAACATCATCTCAGGAACGTCCATGTCTTGCCCTCACGTGAGCGGTTTAGCTGCTCTTCTCAAGTCTGTGCATCCCGAATGGAGCCCCGCGGCGATTCGATCGGCTCTCATGACCACTGCTTACAGTACCTACAAAGACGGACAACCGATCATTGACATCGCGACGGGGAAACCTTCAACGCCGTTCGAGCACGGTGCAGGACATGTATCGCCAACGACCGCCGTCAATCCAGGACTAATCTACGATCTAACTACGGTGGATTATTTAGATTTCCTCTGCGCATTAAAATACAATTCGTCGCAGATCAGAGTCGTGTCGAGAGGCAATTACACTTGCGACTCGAGCAAAACTTACTCAGTTGCTGATCTAAACTATCCGTCGTTTGCCGTTAACGTCGACGGGTCTGACACGTACAAGTACACACGCACGGTCACAAACGTTGGAGGAGCTGGGTCATACTCGGTTAAAGTAACGTCGGAGACAACAGCCGCTAAGATTTCGGTTGAACCGGcggttttgaattttaaagaaGTGAACGAGAAGAAATCTTTTGAGGTAACGTTTACAGTTGACTCGTCTAAGCCGTCTGGGTCTAACAGCTTTGGGAGCATCGAGTGGTCAGATGAGAAACATGTGGTGGCCAGTCCAGTGGCAATTAGCTGGACATAG
- the LOC106360718 gene encoding subtilisin-like protease SBT1.7, protein MSSSFLSSTASFFIFLLYLSSFHVSDGAQQATYIVHMAKSQMPSSFGHHSLWYDSSLRSVSESAEMLYTYNNAIHGFATRLTPEEADSLMVQPGVISVQPEQRYELHTTRTPLFLGLDVHNAGLFPETGAASDVVIGVLDSGVWPESKSFSDEGYGPIPSTWKGECEAGTNFTASLCNRKLIGARFFASGYEANNGSVDESKESRSPRDDDGHGTHTASTAAGSVVEGANFRGFANGTARGIAHRARVAVYKVCWQNGCVSSDILAGIDKAIADNVNVLSISLGGRDKVTDYSADHTTIGAFSATERGIFVSCAAGNNGPSPSSLRNEAPWVTTVGAGTLDRDFPALAILGKGKNYTGVSVFKGDALPAKLLPFVYGNYCSPGTLNPEKVKGKIVMCDKEPESITVLKGWVVRAAGGLGMILANEDGEEVLAEPHILPTTAVGQKAGDIIRSYVLTDPNPTASILIQGTVVNVQPSPVVAAFSSRGPNTMTPNILKPDLIAPGANILAAWTSPTEFFINSGTSMSCPHVSGLAAILKSVHPEWSPAAIRSALMTTAYNTYRDGKPILDIATGKPSTPFQHGAGHVSPTTAVNPGLIYDLTTVDYLDFLCALKYTSSQIISVSRGNYPCDSNKTYSVADLNYPSFAVNVDGSDTYKYTRTVTNVGGAGSYSVKVISETTAVKISVEPAVLNFKEVNEKKSYSVTFTVVSSMAPRSNSFGSIEWSDGKHVVASPVAISWP, encoded by the coding sequence atgtcttcttcgtTTCTCTCATCTACTGCTTCTTTCTTCATCTTTTTACTCTATCTGAGTTCCTTCCACGTCTCCGATGGAGCTCAACAAGCTACTTACATCGTTCACATGGCTAAATCTCAGATGCCCTCGAGCTTCGGCCACCACTCTCTCTGGTACGATTCCTCACTCCGGTCCGTATCAGAATCTGCTGAAATGCTCTACACTTACAACAACGCAATTCATGGATTCGCCACTCGGCTTACTCCCGAAGAAGCCGACTCACTCATGGTCCAACCCGGTGTCATCTCGGTTCAACCAGAGCAGCGGTACGAGTTACACACCACTCGTACTCCACTGTTCCTCGGCCTCGACGTACACAACGCAGGCTTATTCCCTGAAACCGGCGCAGCCAGTGACGTCGTCATCGGAGTTCTCGACTCAGGTGTTTGGCCAGAGAGCAAAAGCTTCTCCGACGAAGGATACGGTCCTATTCCGTCTACATGGAAGGGCGAATGCGAGGCTGGGACTAACTTCACCGCTTCGCTCTGTAACCGCAAACTAATCGGAGCTAGATTCTTTGCATCCGGTTACGAAGCAAATAATGGATCAGTGGACGAATCCAAAGAGTCGAGATCGCCTAGAGACGATGACGGTCACGGAACACACACGGCGTCAACTGCGGCTGGATCAGTCGTGGAAGGAGCTAATTTTAGAGGCTTCGCTAACGGAACGGCTCGTGGGATTGCTCATCGCGCTAGAGTGGCTGTTTACAAAGTTTGTTGGCAAAATGGTTGCGTGAGCTCAGATATTTTAGCTGGAATCGATAAAGCCATCGCCGATAATGTCAACGTTCTATCCATCTCACTCGGCGGTAGAGATAAAGTAACTGATTATTCTGCAGACCATACtaccattggagcattttcGGCCACGGAAAGAGGGATCTTTGTTTCCTGCGCTGCTGGTAATAATGGTCCCAGCCCATCCAGTTTAAGGAACGAAGCACCGTGGGTTACTACGGTTGGTGCTGGTACATTAGATCGTGATTTTCCCGCGCTTGCGATTCTCGGCAAAGGGAAGAACTACACTGGAGTTTCAGTGTTTAAAGGAGATGCACTTCCGGCTAAATTGTTGCCGTTTGTTTATGGAAATTATTGTAGCCCCGGAACACTAAATCCTGAGAAGGTAAAGGGGAAGATCGTGATGTGCGACAAAGAACCAGAGAGTATTACGGTTCTTAAAGGGTGGGTGGTGAGAGCTGCCGGTGGACTCGGTATGATTCTTGCGAATGAGGACGGAGAAGAGGTTCTCGCGGAACCTCACATCTTACCGACGACCGCTGTCGGACAGAAAGCCGGTGACATCATCCGCAGCTACGTCTTGACCGATCCGAATCCCACCGCTTCGATTTTGATACAAGGAACGGTCGTCAACGTCCAACCGTCTCCGGTGGTGGCGGCTTTTAGCTCGCGGGGACCTAATACGATGACGCCGAACATTCTCAAACCGGATTTGATCGCTCCTGGAGCCAATATACTCGCCGCTTGGACGAGTCCCACTGAATTCTTCATCAACTCGGGAACGTCCATGTCTTGCCCTCACGTGAGTGGTTTAGCGGCTATCCTCAAGTCTGTGCATCCAGAATGGAGCCCGGCGGCGATTAGATCGGCTCTCATGACCACCGCTTACAATACCTACAGAGACGGCAAACCGATCCTCGACATCGCGACGGGAAAACCTTCAACACCGTTCCAGCACGGTGCAGGACACGTGTCGCCAACGACAGCCGTCAATCCAGGACTCATTTACGATCTAACGACTGTGGATTATTTAGATTTCCTTTGTGCGTTGAAGTACACTTCGTCTCAGATCATAAGCGTGTCGAGAGGCAATTACCCTTGCGATTCAAACAAAACTTACTCCGTTGCTGATCTAAACTATCCGTCGTTTGCCGTTAACGTCGACGGGTCTGATACGTACAAGTACACACGCACTGTCACAAACGTGGGAGGAGCTGGTTCGTACTCGGTTAAAGTAATCTCTGAGACAACGGCAGTCAAGATTTCGGTTGAACCGGCGGTTTTGAATTTCAAAGAAGTGAACGAGAAGAAATCGTATTCGGTTACGTTTACCGTTGTCTCATCCATGGCGCCAAGGTCTAACAGCTTCGGGAGCATTGAATGGTCAGATGGGAAACACGTGGTGGCCAGTCCCGTGGCGATTAGCTGGCCATAG
- the LOC106364169 gene encoding uncharacterized protein LOC106364169, with product MSSKLGLILLMIFVIVKKDFRCIFLPFLWLMSLVPYVMCIIYRCNYVSETIHRLSEKKIKNKGPTHFDFFNRSLSFVFFKYSNLSPTLFVMFLIQNLTSLCLLSENSEASKMRTCTEEEKVLLISHHNQHQEDEEALSLCDLPVNLSNEKVELPKLSKAEEDFEFETGSSFRLGSDSCEPALEMSTADELFSEGLILPFRHSVSLDAGLPGSNRLISRTKSVDFRRTGAGSDRKIKNNFIDYSQPSPQPQIRRSSSMTARVSSIRNHKSSSIWDFLRLGLVRTPEIELRTAKVSVSRNSSCSSTSTSSNSKKTESRSSNRRRSFLFGDCRCSAATETIVPVKINVSGETEKKKTAKKEEKTAVARKRTFEWLKELSQVGFVVDHGRQSLA from the coding sequence ATGTCTAGTAAACTAGGACTCATACTTCTCATGATCTTTGTTATTGTTAAAAAAGACTTTCGGTgtatatttttaccttttttatgGCTTATGTCTCTGGTTCCATATGTTATGTGTATAATATATAGATGTAATTATGTATCAGAGACCATACATAGgttaagtgaaaaaaaaataaagaataaaggTCCAACTCATTTTGACTTTTTCAACAGAAGcctctcttttgtcttctttaaatattcaaatttgtCGCCCACTCTTTTCGTTATGTTTTTAATTCAAAACCTTACCTCTCTTTGTCTCTTGTCGGAAAACTCAGAAGCTTCGAAAATGAGGACATGTACGGAAGAGGAGAAAGTCCTTTTGATCTCTCATCACAATCAACAtcaagaagacgaagaagcgtTGTCTCTGTGTGATTTGCCGGTGAATTTATCTAACGAGAAAGTTGAGCTTCCGAAACTATCAAAGGCAGAAGAGGATTTCGAATTCGAAACCGGGTCATCGTTTCGTCTCGGGTCGGATTCGTGTGAACCGGCTCTGGAGATGAGTACGGCTGACGAATTATTCTCCGAAGGCCTAATCCTCCCGTTTCGTCACTCCGTCAGCTTAGACGCGGGCCTTCCCGGTTCGAACCGGTTGATATCCAGAACCAAATCTGTCGATTTCCGAAGAACCGGAGCCGGTTCGGACCggaaaatcaaaaataatttcatCGATTACAGTCAACCGAGTCCACAGCCACAGATCAGAAGATCGTCAAGCATGACGGCGAGAGTGAGTTCAATCAGAAACCACAAATCATCTTCGATTTGGGATTTTCTCCGGCTTGGACTCGTCCGTACGCCGGAGATCGAACTTCGAACGGCGAAAGTATCAGTGAGTCGAAACAGTAGCTGCAGTAGTACAAGCACGAGCTCGAATTCGAAGAAAACAGAATCGAGATCGAGTAACCGGAGAAGAAGCTTTCTGTTCGGGGATTGTAGGTGCTCGGCGGCGACGGAGACGATCGTACCTGTGAAGATCAATGTCTCCGGCGagacggagaagaagaagacggcgAAGAAAGAGGAGAAAACGGCGGTTGCGCGCAAGAGAACGTTTGAGTGGTTAAAAGAGTTATCACAGGTAGGGTTTGTTGTTGATCATGGAAGACAAAGCTTGGCTTGA